One part of the Bacteroidia bacterium genome encodes these proteins:
- a CDS encoding carboxypeptidase-like regulatory domain-containing protein yields MHKIYFVLLFSTIILLLGLSSSQAQSAIRGTVVEYETNEPIAGAKVYIPGTPFSSITDNEGKYEIQDIPPGDYELVVTKQGYLDKKTPTQKVRKDVDIALNIEIEKKNSTGVAGK; encoded by the coding sequence TTTCAACAATCATTTTGCTTTTAGGGCTAAGCAGCAGCCAGGCCCAAAGCGCAATTCGTGGCACAGTAGTAGAGTACGAAACTAATGAACCTATTGCAGGTGCAAAAGTCTATATCCCAGGAACGCCCTTTTCTTCTATAACGGATAATGAAGGTAAGTATGAAATTCAGGATATTCCGCCTGGAGATTATGAACTTGTGGTTACTAAGCAGGGCTACCTCGATAAGAAAACACCCACTCAAAAAGTAAGAAAAGATGTGGACATTGCTTTGAATATTGAAATTGAAAAAAAAAATAGTACAGGAGTGGCAGGAAAGTAA
- the purF gene encoding amidophosphoribosyltransferase: protein MKAIKEHCGIFGIFNNPLAARYVYYGLYALQHRGQEAAGIVTAQIGKQMFYHHRELGLVTKVFEQDALFTQVLRGNIAIGHNRYSTAGESDNKCNIQPLIGDFKGRTIAIAHNGNISNAAILRKHLEDRGYVFDSNSDTEVIIHLLNETHETDLIEALKKALVHLEGAFSLLIMTNESLIAVRDSKGFRPLCVGKVGQSYCFASETCALDLISADFVAEVEPGQIHEVSQKGYFVHTFKQDKQLARCIFEYIYFARPDSVIFRQSVDSIRRKFGKILAHEAPVPQADEEVIVTNVPDSSNIATVEYVHECQKLGYKCRLELALIRNHYIGRTFIMPHQDMRVDRLKLKFNPVKEIIKNKIVVLVDDSIVRGNTSRTLVNMIRHAGAREVHFRITSPPIIDACYYGMDFPKKTELIAYQMHGDVEKIRAFLGVDSLAYLSKEGLFKAVGEVYNVNESYCSACFTGKHPYPVHYD from the coding sequence ATGAAGGCAATTAAGGAACATTGTGGAATATTCGGCATTTTTAACAATCCTCTTGCGGCAAGGTACGTGTACTATGGCTTATATGCATTACAGCACAGAGGGCAGGAAGCCGCAGGAATTGTAACCGCTCAAATAGGTAAACAAATGTTTTATCATCATAGAGAGTTAGGGTTGGTAACCAAAGTTTTTGAACAAGATGCACTTTTTACTCAAGTCCTCAGGGGAAATATTGCCATTGGACATAACCGCTATTCTACGGCAGGGGAATCAGACAACAAATGTAACATCCAACCCTTAATTGGGGATTTCAAGGGTAGAACCATAGCCATAGCTCATAATGGGAATATTTCTAACGCCGCTATACTTCGCAAACATTTAGAAGACAGAGGATATGTTTTTGACTCAAATTCAGATACCGAAGTAATTATTCACCTTCTTAATGAAACTCACGAAACTGACTTGATTGAAGCACTTAAAAAAGCACTAGTTCATTTAGAAGGGGCTTTTTCATTGCTTATCATGACAAATGAAAGTCTGATTGCGGTAAGAGATAGCAAAGGCTTCAGACCTTTATGTGTAGGTAAAGTAGGACAAAGTTACTGTTTTGCAAGTGAAACCTGTGCCTTAGACCTTATTTCTGCAGATTTTGTTGCAGAGGTAGAACCTGGGCAGATTCACGAAGTTTCCCAAAAAGGTTATTTTGTACACACCTTTAAGCAGGATAAGCAGTTAGCACGTTGTATTTTTGAGTATATTTATTTTGCTCGCCCTGATAGTGTTATTTTTAGGCAATCTGTGGATAGCATACGCCGAAAATTTGGAAAAATTCTTGCCCATGAAGCACCTGTTCCACAAGCAGATGAGGAAGTAATTGTTACAAACGTCCCTGATTCAAGCAATATAGCTACGGTAGAATACGTGCATGAATGTCAGAAACTGGGCTACAAGTGCAGGTTAGAATTAGCTTTGATACGCAACCATTACATTGGTAGGACGTTCATTATGCCCCACCAAGATATGCGAGTGGATAGATTAAAACTCAAGTTCAATCCTGTCAAGGAAATTATTAAAAATAAAATTGTAGTGCTTGTAGATGATTCTATTGTACGTGGCAATACCTCTCGCACTCTTGTAAATATGATACGCCATGCGGGGGCAAGAGAAGTTCATTTTAGAATTACTTCTCCGCCGATTATCGATGCTTGTTATTATGGCATGGATTTTCCAAAAAAAACAGAGTTAATTGCTTACCAAATGCATGGGGATGTAGAAAAAATACGTGCCTTTTTAGGTGTAGATAGTTTAGCGTATTTGTCCAAAGAGGGGCTATTCAAAGCTGTAGGAGAGGTCTATAATGTTAATGAAAGCTATTGTTCAGCTTGCTTTACGGGGAAGCATCCTTATCCTGTGCATTATGATTGA